A genome region from Streptomyces sp. S4.7 includes the following:
- a CDS encoding TetR/AcrR family transcriptional regulator, with protein sequence MPPSIEAAWGLRARPTKGRKPGLSLARIVDTAVTIAATEGLPAVSMGRIAKKLGVSPMSLYRYVAAKDELYVLMQEAIIGDPPALPAPGTDWRTAMAEWAWEMRRICYRNLWALRIPISSPPATPRMVAWWEWGLVALEGTRLDWSEKLSVILMVNGHVRHEATLMADLAAAVEASGRSAEAVLAGYGHTLQRLADPARFPSVAEMLAAGVMDVPEEPESPDHEFVFGLERMLDGIDLLVRDRGGDRGVGGGPGGRGGEKGAEPVA encoded by the coding sequence CTGCCGCCCAGCATCGAAGCCGCCTGGGGACTGCGGGCGCGCCCGACGAAGGGGCGCAAGCCCGGTCTCAGCCTGGCCCGGATCGTCGACACGGCCGTCACCATCGCCGCCACCGAAGGGCTGCCCGCGGTCTCGATGGGCCGGATCGCCAAGAAGCTCGGTGTCTCGCCGATGTCGCTCTACCGGTACGTGGCGGCCAAGGACGAGCTGTACGTACTGATGCAGGAGGCGATCATCGGCGACCCGCCGGCGCTGCCCGCACCGGGCACCGACTGGCGTACGGCGATGGCCGAGTGGGCGTGGGAGATGCGCCGGATCTGCTACCGGAACCTGTGGGCGCTCCGTATCCCGATCTCCAGCCCGCCCGCCACACCCCGGATGGTCGCCTGGTGGGAGTGGGGGCTGGTCGCGCTGGAGGGGACCCGGCTCGACTGGAGCGAGAAGCTGTCGGTGATCCTGATGGTCAACGGCCATGTGCGGCACGAGGCGACGCTGATGGCGGACCTGGCCGCCGCCGTCGAGGCGAGCGGCAGATCGGCGGAAGCCGTACTCGCCGGATACGGGCACACGCTGCAGAGGCTGGCCGACCCGGCGCGCTTCCCGTCCGTCGCGGAGATGCTGGCGGCGGGGGTGATGGACGTACCGGAGGAGCCGGAGAGCCCCGACCACGAGTTCGTCTTCGGTCTCGAACGCATGTTGGACGGCATCGACCTGCTGGTGCGCGACCGGGGCGGGGACAGGGGTGTGGGCGGGGGCCCGGGCGGGCGCGGCGGTGAAAAGGGCGCAGAACCCGTCGCATAA
- a CDS encoding ATP-binding cassette domain-containing protein, with protein sequence MSPQRRAISAIGLEKSYGRGDERVKVLDGIDLSVERGTVFSLLGPNGAGKTTAVRILATLADADGGAAQVAGYDVRTQRRQVRRAVSLTGQFASVDEKQTGEENLRMMARLHGLSRADARRRAADLLERFDLTSAGRRLTHTYSGGMRRRLDLAAGLVGEPEVVFLDEPTTGLDPRSRQELWQVVRELSAGGSTVFLTTQYLEEADRLADRIAVLDGGRLVAEGTARELKARVSGHRLDLVVADAAAYERLAPLAVRRSPDTLTLGLPTDGTATRVRALLDEVDPARRDVVSFAVHSVTLDDVFLALTGRGAARTPGNDPLTTEEPTHV encoded by the coding sequence ATGAGCCCCCAGAGACGAGCCATCAGCGCCATCGGGCTGGAGAAGTCCTACGGGCGCGGGGACGAGCGGGTGAAGGTGCTCGACGGCATCGACCTGTCCGTCGAGCGCGGCACGGTCTTCTCCCTCCTCGGCCCGAACGGCGCCGGCAAGACCACCGCCGTACGGATCCTGGCCACGCTCGCGGACGCGGACGGCGGCGCCGCCCAGGTGGCGGGTTACGACGTACGGACCCAGCGGCGCCAGGTGCGCCGGGCCGTGAGCCTGACCGGCCAGTTCGCCTCGGTCGACGAGAAGCAGACCGGCGAGGAGAACCTGCGCATGATGGCGCGCCTCCACGGCCTGTCACGCGCGGACGCGCGCCGCCGGGCCGCGGACCTGCTGGAGCGGTTCGACCTCACCTCCGCGGGGCGGCGGCTCACCCACACGTACTCGGGCGGGATGCGGCGGCGGCTCGATCTGGCCGCCGGGCTGGTCGGCGAGCCGGAGGTCGTCTTCCTCGACGAGCCGACGACCGGGCTCGACCCGCGCAGCCGGCAGGAGCTGTGGCAGGTGGTGCGCGAGCTGTCGGCGGGCGGCTCCACGGTCTTCCTCACCACCCAGTACCTGGAGGAGGCGGACCGGTTGGCGGACCGTATCGCCGTACTCGACGGCGGCCGGCTGGTCGCCGAGGGCACGGCGCGGGAGCTGAAGGCCCGGGTCTCCGGACACCGTCTCGACCTGGTGGTCGCCGACGCGGCGGCGTACGAACGCCTCGCGCCGCTCGCCGTACGGCGCTCCCCCGACACACTCACGCTCGGTCTGCCGACGGACGGCACGGCGACGCGGGTACGGGCGCTGCTGGACGAGGTCGATCCGGCGCGCCGCGACGTCGTGAGCTTCGCGGTGCACAGCGTGACGCTGGACGACGTGTTCCTGGCCCTGACGGGCCGGGGCGCAGCCCGTACACCCGGGAACGACCCCCTGACCACCGAGGAGCCGACCCATGTCTGA
- a CDS encoding ABC transporter permease, translating into MTGRSIRLSSRNVDAVFTSLMLPVMLMLIFVYLFGGAIDTGTGGPYVSYVVPGVLLLCAGFGSSGTAVSVNEDMKGGIVDRLRSLDVGGTAILAGHVASSTVRNVVSTVLVLGVALLIGFRPTPTLPAALAAAGLLLAFILAISWLAAAVGLLTKSPEAAGSFSFFMMFLTYPSSTFAPIAAMPSWLHGFAYNQPVTPVIESLRGLLLNEPVGSDPWVALAWCAGILLVAVGVSGRLFRIRTA; encoded by the coding sequence ATGACGGGCCGTTCGATCCGGCTGAGCAGCCGCAACGTCGACGCCGTCTTCACCTCGCTCATGCTGCCGGTCATGCTGATGCTGATCTTCGTCTACCTCTTCGGCGGCGCCATCGACACCGGCACGGGCGGGCCGTACGTCTCCTACGTCGTGCCCGGTGTCCTGCTGCTCTGCGCCGGTTTCGGCTCCTCCGGCACGGCGGTGAGCGTCAACGAGGACATGAAGGGCGGCATCGTCGACCGCCTCCGCTCGCTCGATGTCGGCGGCACGGCGATCCTGGCCGGCCATGTCGCTTCGAGCACCGTCCGCAACGTCGTCTCGACGGTCCTGGTCCTCGGTGTGGCCCTGCTGATCGGCTTCCGCCCCACCCCGACCCTCCCGGCCGCCCTCGCGGCGGCGGGCCTGCTGCTCGCCTTCATCCTTGCGATCTCCTGGCTGGCGGCGGCGGTGGGTCTGCTCACCAAGTCCCCGGAGGCGGCGGGCTCCTTCTCGTTCTTCATGATGTTCCTGACCTACCCGAGCAGCACGTTCGCCCCGATCGCGGCGATGCCGTCCTGGCTCCACGGCTTCGCGTACAACCAGCCGGTCACCCCCGTGATCGAATCCCTCCGCGGCCTCCTCCTGAACGAACCGGTGGGCTCGGACCCATGGGTGGCGCTGGCCTGGTGCGCGGGGATTCTGCTGGTGGCGGTGGGTGTCTCGGGCCGGCTGTTCAGGATCCGGACGGCGTGA